Proteins from a single region of Bacillus carboniphilus:
- a CDS encoding B12-binding domain-containing radical SAM protein, which yields MKTVVSSLNAKYIHTNLAIRYLKAFAAPEFDVEIAEYTIKDPEMNIVSDLYSRKPDVIGFSCYIWNIEETIRVVKMLKKINPELFIILGGPEVTYDVPEWLERLPEVDAIALGEGEETFKQLLFALDEGQSLESVHGIAYTDNNGKLKVNPQRNKLDLRELPSPFRFEEDLPQLAKRVTYVETSRGCPFSCQFCLSSIEVGVRYFDREKIKNDIRFLMEHGAKTIKFVDRTFNISRSYAMEMFQFLIDEHLPGTVFQFEITGDIMRPEVIEFLNNEAPPGLFRFEIGVQSTNDHTNELVKRRQNFEKLTRTVTMVKQGGKIDQHLDLIAGLPEENYDSFRNTFNDVFTLRPEELQLGFLKLLRGTGLRLDAKKYGYVYMDHAPYEMLSNNVLNFEEIIKIKQVEDVLEKYWNDHRMDLSIEYIVKDLFETPFDFFQQFGSFWETQGWSRIGHQLEDLFMRLHQFISQQEFNDLHIIDGIMKWDYLTTQRYKPRKTWWNDGIDKEEKQRLIQTIAQKPELVSPEFQALSLSEKELFKHAAVEKFPFSIAAYLESGKILNDVEYGIVLYNGKVSEQKVYFISKDRFEQAFSVHTN from the coding sequence TTGAAAACGGTTGTCAGTTCACTAAACGCAAAATATATCCACACAAACCTAGCGATCCGCTATTTAAAAGCATTCGCTGCTCCAGAATTCGATGTGGAAATTGCTGAATATACAATTAAAGATCCTGAAATGAATATTGTTTCTGATTTATATAGTAGAAAACCGGATGTGATAGGCTTTAGTTGTTATATCTGGAATATTGAAGAGACGATTCGTGTTGTCAAAATGCTAAAAAAAATTAACCCTGAACTATTTATCATATTAGGTGGTCCAGAGGTTACGTATGACGTTCCTGAATGGTTGGAGCGATTACCAGAAGTTGACGCAATTGCGTTAGGGGAAGGAGAAGAAACCTTCAAGCAATTATTGTTTGCCTTGGATGAGGGTCAATCTTTAGAAAGCGTTCATGGTATCGCATATACAGATAACAACGGAAAACTGAAAGTAAATCCACAAAGGAATAAATTAGATTTAAGGGAACTTCCTTCTCCTTTTCGATTCGAGGAGGATCTCCCACAATTGGCAAAAAGGGTAACTTATGTCGAAACGAGTAGAGGTTGTCCATTTAGCTGCCAGTTTTGTTTATCTTCAATCGAAGTGGGTGTAAGATACTTCGATCGAGAAAAAATCAAGAATGACATTCGCTTCCTAATGGAACATGGAGCCAAAACTATTAAATTTGTGGACCGTACGTTTAATATAAGCCGAAGCTATGCGATGGAGATGTTCCAATTCTTAATCGATGAACATCTTCCAGGGACCGTGTTCCAGTTTGAGATAACTGGTGACATCATGCGTCCGGAGGTCATTGAGTTTTTGAATAATGAAGCACCTCCTGGACTATTTCGGTTTGAAATTGGAGTACAGTCAACGAATGACCATACAAATGAATTAGTGAAAAGAAGGCAGAACTTCGAAAAGCTAACTAGAACTGTAACGATGGTGAAACAGGGAGGTAAGATTGACCAGCACTTAGACCTAATTGCTGGATTACCTGAGGAAAATTATGATTCATTCAGAAATACATTTAATGACGTTTTCACTTTACGTCCAGAGGAGCTTCAACTAGGCTTTCTGAAGCTTTTAAGAGGAACTGGACTAAGATTAGATGCAAAAAAATATGGCTATGTATACATGGACCATGCTCCGTATGAGATGCTAAGTAATAATGTTCTCAACTTTGAGGAAATCATAAAAATTAAGCAGGTTGAGGATGTGTTAGAAAAATATTGGAACGACCATAGAATGGACCTTTCCATAGAATACATTGTAAAGGACCTCTTTGAAACGCCATTTGATTTCTTCCAACAGTTTGGATCCTTCTGGGAAACACAGGGATGGTCTAGAATTGGACACCAGCTTGAGGATTTATTTATGAGATTACATCAATTTATCAGTCAGCAAGAATTTAATGATTTACACATTATTGATGGAATTATGAAATGGGACTATCTCACAACACAACGATATAAACCTAGAAAGACCTGGTGGAACGATGGCATAGATAAGGAAGAGAAGCAACGGCTGATTCAAACCATTGCTCAAAAACCAGAATTAGTTTCTCCTGAATTCCAGGCACTTTCTCTCTCAGAGAAAGAACTATTTAAACATGCAGCTGTTGAGAAATTCCCATTCAGTATAGCCGCATATTTAGAATCAGGTAAAATTCTAAACGATGTTGAGTATGGGATTGTTTTATATAATGGAAAAGTGAGTGAGCAAAAAGTTTATTTTATTTCTAAGGATCGCTTTGAACAAGCTTTCAGTGTCCATACAAATTAG
- a CDS encoding DUF5667 domain-containing protein, which translates to MNWKKYFKQTSAAMIAGTFIFSSSTGAFANETVSLNTVNDGTTEVKVEAGLTPDNFFYFLDSFFEKVNLLLTFDEKSKAEAYAKYAAEKIAEAEKLFEDGEEELALEVLNRALNYMADSDEDSSEEDTTDEEVTEEEVTEDEESTEESTEEATEEEVAEDEEATEEDATEEEVTEDEEGSEESAEEEATEDTEEVVEEEEEKDEVELLVRQNIIALTAALEKVKNPNARAALERNIEKTYAKMEKKLAKYLEDAEEVVEEETTEETTEETTEETTTDTETTEDTTTDAETTEEESTEEEVTEEETTTEEDATVVEEEEKDLDVLPVPGVVKEKKESNGKGKGHEKGKGKGHEKAKGNGHKKHMDQVGKDKGQGKGNSKGKGNNN; encoded by the coding sequence ATGAATTGGAAAAAATACTTTAAGCAAACGTCAGCAGCAATGATTGCTGGAACATTTATCTTTTCAAGTAGTACAGGAGCATTTGCAAATGAAACTGTTTCACTAAATACAGTAAATGATGGAACAACTGAAGTAAAAGTAGAAGCAGGTTTAACGCCAGATAACTTCTTTTATTTCTTAGATTCATTCTTCGAAAAGGTAAATTTATTATTAACTTTTGATGAAAAGTCAAAAGCAGAAGCATATGCAAAATATGCAGCTGAAAAAATTGCAGAAGCTGAAAAGCTTTTTGAAGATGGAGAAGAAGAATTAGCGCTAGAAGTATTAAACCGTGCGCTTAATTATATGGCTGACTCTGATGAAGATTCTTCTGAAGAAGATACAACTGATGAAGAGGTTACAGAAGAAGAAGTGACTGAAGACGAAGAAAGTACAGAAGAAAGTACAGAAGAGGCAACAGAGGAAGAAGTAGCTGAAGACGAAGAAGCAACTGAAGAAGATGCTACGGAAGAAGAAGTAACTGAAGATGAAGAAGGTTCAGAAGAGTCAGCAGAAGAAGAAGCAACTGAAGACACAGAAGAAGTAGTGGAAGAGGAAGAAGAAAAAGATGAAGTTGAACTATTAGTTCGTCAAAACATCATTGCTCTAACTGCTGCATTAGAAAAAGTGAAAAATCCAAACGCCCGTGCTGCTTTAGAAAGAAACATCGAAAAAACTTACGCTAAAATGGAAAAGAAACTAGCAAAGTACTTAGAAGATGCTGAAGAAGTAGTGGAAGAAGAAACGACAGAAGAGACAACAGAAGAAACAACAGAAGAAACGACAACTGATACTGAAACAACAGAAGACACAACGACTGATGCTGAAACAACAGAAGAAGAAAGTACTGAAGAGGAAGTAACAGAAGAAGAAACTACTACTGAGGAAGATGCAACAGTGGTAGAAGAGGAAGAAAAAGACCTAGATGTTCTTCCGGTTCCAGGAGTTGTTAAAGAAAAGAAAGAAAGCAATGGTAAAGGTAAGGGTCACGAAAAAGGCAAAGGTAAAGGTCATGAAAAAGCAAAAGGAAATGGCCATAAGAAGCACATGGATCAAGTAGGCAAAGATAAGGGTCAAGGAAAAGGAAACAGCAAAGGCAAAGGTAATAATAACTAA
- a CDS encoding TrkH family potassium uptake protein: protein MKRSLFVLVNKLTPFQVIVSYYLVAVTFSTILLSLPGAHQPGVDWKFIDAVFTAVSAVSVTGLSTINISETFTVQGIFLLMFVLQFGGIGVMTLGTFFWMIIGKRIGLKGRRLMMADQNQMNLAGVVKLLKQILYIIILIEIVGALILGVYFLEYYPNWKEAFLQGLFASVSATTNAGFDITGASLKPFAQDYFVQFITIILITLGAIGFPVLIEMKNFLFHKNTDRRFRFTLYTKLTTVTFFALFAIGTVLILLLEFNHFFKDKSWHESFFYALFQSATTKSGGLSTMDVNEFTLPTLFLICGLMFIGASPSSVGGGIRTTTFALNILFLYSFARGRKSIKVFRREIHEEDLQKSLAVTLMAFFICFISILTLTVSEPHLDFIAIMFEVSSAFGTTGLSMGITNELSTFGKIVIMLLMFIGRVGILAFLFMIGGRENKVKYQYPKERVIIG, encoded by the coding sequence ATGAAAAGATCGTTATTTGTATTAGTTAATAAGTTAACTCCTTTTCAAGTGATCGTTTCGTATTACTTGGTGGCTGTTACTTTTTCTACCATTTTATTAAGCTTACCAGGAGCACATCAACCAGGTGTGGATTGGAAATTTATTGATGCAGTTTTTACCGCTGTTAGTGCTGTAAGTGTTACAGGACTATCTACCATCAATATTTCGGAGACTTTCACTGTTCAAGGGATATTTTTGTTAATGTTTGTCCTCCAGTTTGGAGGAATAGGGGTTATGACATTAGGAACGTTTTTTTGGATGATTATAGGTAAAAGGATCGGACTTAAAGGAAGAAGACTTATGATGGCCGATCAGAACCAAATGAACCTAGCTGGTGTAGTCAAACTTCTTAAGCAAATTCTCTATATCATTATCTTAATTGAGATAGTGGGTGCCCTTATTCTAGGTGTATATTTTCTAGAGTATTATCCAAACTGGAAAGAAGCTTTCCTGCAAGGTCTTTTTGCTTCTGTTAGTGCCACCACGAACGCAGGGTTTGACATCACTGGAGCTTCTTTAAAGCCATTTGCGCAGGATTATTTTGTGCAGTTTATTACTATTATTCTCATCACATTAGGTGCCATCGGATTTCCGGTGTTAATTGAGATGAAAAACTTCCTATTCCATAAAAATACAGACAGACGGTTTCGTTTTACGCTGTATACGAAGTTAACAACGGTTACTTTTTTTGCTCTTTTTGCAATAGGAACCGTTTTAATCTTGCTCTTAGAATTCAACCATTTCTTTAAAGATAAGTCTTGGCATGAAAGTTTCTTTTATGCCTTGTTCCAGTCTGCAACAACCAAGAGTGGTGGGTTATCCACTATGGATGTCAATGAATTCACGTTGCCCACGCTATTTCTCATATGTGGTTTAATGTTTATTGGAGCATCTCCTAGTTCTGTTGGAGGCGGAATACGGACTACAACGTTTGCCCTAAATATCTTATTCCTTTATTCATTTGCTCGTGGGAGAAAGTCAATTAAGGTCTTCAGAAGAGAGATTCATGAAGAAGATCTACAGAAATCATTAGCAGTTACACTCATGGCTTTTTTCATTTGTTTTATTAGTATCCTTACCTTAACGGTTTCTGAGCCACACTTAGACTTTATAGCTATAATGTTTGAAGTATCATCTGCCTTTGGAACAACCGGACTTTCTATGGGAATTACAAATGAGCTTTCTACTTTCGGAAAAATTGTGATTATGCTTCTTATGTTTATTGGAAGAGTAGGAATCCTGGCTTTCCTATTTATGATTGGCGGGAGAGAAAATAAAGTGAAGTATCAATATCCTAAGGAACGTGTGATTATTGGATAA
- a CDS encoding aspartyl-phosphate phosphatase Spo0E family protein — MNALQENQSTSEELMVSLIKEKREQMIQSANKYGFTNEQTVRYSQELDELINVYNSNHTPTPATEVRIVYNHMIMVFQKMFATI; from the coding sequence TTGAATGCTTTACAGGAAAACCAATCGACCTCAGAAGAATTGATGGTTTCTTTAATTAAAGAAAAAAGAGAACAAATGATTCAATCAGCAAACAAGTACGGTTTTACCAATGAACAGACCGTCCGATATAGTCAGGAATTGGACGAGTTAATAAATGTATATAATTCCAACCATACTCCAACACCCGCTACGGAAGTTCGTATTGTCTATAACCACATGATCATGGTCTTTCAAAAGATGTTTGCTACAATCTAA
- a CDS encoding PAS domain S-box protein, with translation MNEKLSLENEKEIQLLKEKIRDLEEKVSFTSTFYEHSLDAAILLNDDLKIVEVNQAAIHLFEEEENTLKKKSFLEFLSLVPREIFNHQRFQLKTNGRHVDELLLTLANGAVKHIQYTAIDVVKPYHDLMIIRDISFNKEMERERAISSHMFSDVFKRAVDGIMVFNKSGVIVDVNPSFCKSLNSNKEKIVGKKLEEIVPKEYHFKLHKQWKLLFEKGNARGEIPIHFGNKRCIFEFTTSSNINNGLYMSIMRDVTDQKEMEVKLKNNEQLFTDLFERALDAIVLWDQSFRIVKANEAATRIFECSYEELLKRKIDDFIFKKDEHYHNIIKTLNQKGGVRDETLFLMPNGQMKLLEFTAKMHSIEGYNMMIFRNVSERRQMEQELRDNEQKFRKIFEGSLDGFILWTDHYTVVDINQNGTRILELDKKDCVWKSFHELFSDQISQHREIRRHLQVLNKKGQDHGNLPVTLRNGKRKHIDFSTKLNIVKGLNLTIFRDITERLEMEDQLRKSDTLNVVGELAAGIAHEIRNPMTALKGFIQLLESSVKEDHSMYFKVITSELQRIESIITEFLILAKPQAVQYLKKDINQIMRETLELLHAQAMMHNVQFESYFEEEIPKIYCEPNQLKQVFINIIKNAIEVMPKGGVISIGIQRYLKNKIRVSIRDEGCGIPKEKIKKLGEPFYTTKERGTGLGLMVSYKIMEEHAGAVEVESEVGKGTVFHLILPISEGDLYGEN, from the coding sequence TTGAACGAAAAATTATCACTAGAGAACGAGAAAGAAATTCAACTATTAAAAGAGAAAATAAGAGATCTTGAAGAGAAGGTTTCTTTCACAAGCACGTTTTATGAACACTCACTGGATGCTGCCATTCTTCTTAACGATGATCTAAAAATTGTGGAAGTCAATCAGGCTGCCATTCATTTGTTTGAAGAAGAAGAAAACACGCTCAAAAAAAAGAGTTTTCTTGAATTTTTATCTCTGGTGCCCCGGGAAATATTTAACCACCAAAGATTTCAGCTTAAAACAAATGGTAGGCATGTAGATGAACTCTTACTGACTCTTGCAAATGGAGCCGTAAAGCATATTCAATACACTGCTATTGATGTTGTAAAGCCATACCATGATTTAATGATTATTCGTGATATTTCCTTTAATAAAGAAATGGAAAGAGAACGTGCCATATCTAGCCATATGTTTAGCGATGTCTTTAAAAGAGCTGTGGATGGGATCATGGTATTTAATAAGTCAGGGGTTATTGTCGATGTGAACCCCTCTTTTTGTAAAAGCTTGAACTCCAATAAGGAAAAGATTGTAGGTAAGAAGCTGGAGGAAATAGTACCAAAAGAATATCATTTTAAGTTGCATAAACAATGGAAGCTTTTGTTTGAAAAGGGCAATGCCAGAGGAGAAATACCCATTCATTTTGGTAATAAAAGATGCATATTTGAGTTTACGACAAGTTCTAATATTAACAATGGTTTATACATGTCTATAATGCGAGATGTGACAGACCAAAAAGAAATGGAAGTAAAACTTAAGAATAATGAACAACTATTTACGGATCTGTTCGAGAGAGCACTAGACGCGATTGTACTATGGGACCAGTCCTTCCGTATCGTTAAAGCAAATGAAGCCGCCACACGTATATTTGAGTGTTCGTATGAAGAGTTGCTCAAGAGAAAAATTGATGATTTTATTTTTAAAAAGGATGAGCATTATCACAACATTATCAAAACCCTTAATCAAAAGGGTGGGGTTCGTGATGAAACACTATTTTTAATGCCGAACGGCCAAATGAAACTACTTGAATTTACAGCCAAGATGCATTCAATTGAAGGTTATAATATGATGATCTTTCGGAATGTAAGTGAACGACGGCAGATGGAGCAAGAGCTGAGAGACAATGAACAAAAATTCCGTAAAATCTTTGAGGGTTCTTTAGATGGATTTATATTATGGACAGACCATTATACGGTTGTAGATATCAACCAAAATGGGACAAGAATCTTAGAACTTGATAAAAAAGATTGCGTTTGGAAGTCTTTTCATGAACTATTCAGTGATCAAATTAGTCAACATAGAGAAATCAGAAGGCACCTTCAGGTTTTAAATAAAAAAGGGCAGGACCATGGGAATCTACCAGTTACACTGAGGAATGGAAAGAGAAAACATATCGATTTTTCGACAAAGCTTAATATCGTAAAAGGGTTGAATTTAACGATATTTAGAGATATAACAGAGCGTTTAGAGATGGAAGATCAGCTTAGGAAATCAGATACACTTAATGTTGTAGGTGAACTTGCAGCTGGAATTGCTCATGAAATTAGAAACCCAATGACAGCATTGAAAGGGTTTATTCAACTATTGGAGAGTAGTGTGAAAGAAGACCACTCGATGTATTTTAAGGTTATTACCTCAGAGCTTCAGCGGATTGAATCAATAATTACCGAATTTCTTATTTTGGCTAAGCCACAAGCAGTACAGTATTTGAAGAAAGATATTAACCAGATTATGAGAGAAACATTAGAACTCCTTCATGCTCAAGCGATGATGCACAATGTTCAATTTGAATCTTATTTTGAAGAAGAGATTCCGAAAATCTATTGTGAGCCTAATCAGCTGAAACAGGTGTTTATTAACATAATTAAGAATGCAATAGAAGTGATGCCGAAAGGTGGAGTTATTTCCATTGGGATTCAACGGTACCTGAAGAATAAAATTCGTGTGTCTATCCGTGACGAGGGATGTGGAATTCCAAAAGAAAAAATAAAGAAACTGGGTGAGCCTTTTTATACAACGAAAGAAAGAGGTACAGGCCTGGGATTAATGGTAAGCTATAAAATAATGGAAGAGCATGCCGGTGCAGTTGAGGTTGAAAGTGAGGTTGGAAAGGGGACGGTATTTCATTTAATACTACCCATTTCGGAAGGAGACCTATATGGAGAAAATTAG
- the sigI gene encoding RNA polymerase sigma-I factor encodes MRRMLKLFSKRKNQKIEEEVAAIQSGNEDARDSLLDAYKPFIKKAVSKVCRRYVTESDDEFSIGLIAFNHAIDQYSVEKGSSFLTFANVIIQRRVIDYIRKENKMTMVSIDEEETEEQSQSSILTTVSMKEFERQNETEARRLEIVSLTSLLREFDLSFQDLVEQTPKHIDARQNAIQVANTLSNDPELLQQLLLQKKIPVKELTEKVDVSRKTIERNRKYIIGITLVLSGEFPLLKEYMKEVVEQ; translated from the coding sequence GTGAGACGAATGCTGAAATTGTTTTCGAAACGGAAAAACCAAAAAATTGAAGAAGAAGTCGCTGCTATACAAAGCGGGAATGAAGATGCTCGTGATTCCCTACTAGATGCGTATAAGCCATTTATTAAGAAAGCTGTTTCTAAAGTTTGTAGGAGATACGTGACAGAATCTGATGACGAATTTAGCATTGGTCTCATCGCTTTTAATCATGCAATTGACCAGTATTCAGTTGAGAAGGGATCCTCTTTTTTAACTTTTGCAAACGTAATTATTCAAAGAAGAGTAATTGATTATATTCGAAAAGAAAATAAGATGACAATGGTTAGTATTGATGAAGAGGAGACAGAAGAACAGTCTCAATCTTCTATTCTTACAACCGTCTCCATGAAGGAATTTGAAAGACAAAATGAAACTGAGGCAAGAAGATTAGAAATAGTATCTTTAACATCATTACTAAGAGAGTTTGATTTAAGTTTTCAGGATTTGGTTGAACAAACGCCTAAACATATTGATGCTAGACAAAATGCTATTCAGGTAGCCAACACATTATCCAATGATCCTGAACTACTTCAACAGCTTCTTTTACAAAAGAAAATACCCGTCAAGGAATTAACAGAAAAAGTAGATGTCAGTCGGAAAACGATTGAAAGAAATCGTAAATATATTATTGGAATTACCTTGGTTTTATCTGGGGAATTCCCATTATTAAAAGAGTACATGAAGGAGGTGGTGGAACAATGA
- a CDS encoding methylated-DNA--[protein]-cysteine S-methyltransferase, with protein sequence MEKISYQKISSPIGDLWIIGSDEELYTILFDEEELKREWIDAVEKETPVLKETVRQLHEYFQGERSHFQVPLKLKGTAFQKTVWNQLQTIEYGKTKSYGEIAELIGNPKAVRAVGQANRANPVPIIIPCHRVIGKNQKLVGYAGNRIELKETLLKLESTI encoded by the coding sequence ATGGAGAAAATTAGCTATCAGAAAATTTCTAGTCCAATTGGAGACCTGTGGATTATCGGAAGTGATGAAGAATTATATACGATTTTATTTGATGAAGAGGAACTGAAAAGGGAGTGGATAGATGCTGTAGAAAAAGAAACTCCCGTCCTTAAGGAAACCGTTCGTCAATTACATGAATACTTTCAAGGCGAGAGGAGTCATTTTCAGGTTCCTCTTAAGTTGAAAGGGACTGCGTTTCAAAAGACTGTCTGGAATCAGTTACAAACAATCGAATACGGAAAAACTAAAAGTTATGGTGAAATTGCTGAGTTGATTGGTAATCCAAAAGCGGTAAGAGCTGTTGGCCAAGCAAACCGAGCAAATCCTGTACCCATTATCATCCCTTGTCATCGGGTGATTGGAAAAAATCAAAAGCTAGTAGGGTATGCAGGAAATCGGATCGAATTAAAAGAAACATTGTTAAAACTAGAGTCTACTATTTAG
- a CDS encoding anti-sigma factor domain-containing protein, with amino-acid sequence MMKGIVMDVKGEKLTVLTKDGQFLQTDKNDYPQYEIGQEITIQSKVLLKERKRVLSFPKPILAVASVFVLIFASFLLSFGFGNQTAYAYVTVDINPSFEIAIDEEFKIIDIVPLNNEAESILEDISNWEKQSFTKVTSILVKESKEEGFLNDEQTVIFSSVFVEEQEDTKEEMTRIIQEVQVEMEKEHVELTWYEGTEEDREQASQAGVSTGKLIESKKKENPKSQEETKDLGTEEEQDKEAKGNRGNKDDEKGNRGKSEDKPGNENKGQNKKEKEKEQKEKNNESEHPGKGNSKDPENKGNDNKENGKNKGNKGNDENKGDRGNMGNDEKKGNKGNKGNGEDKGNKGNNGNNENSNNRP; translated from the coding sequence ATGATGAAAGGGATTGTCATGGACGTTAAGGGGGAAAAATTAACGGTTTTAACAAAGGATGGTCAGTTTTTGCAAACGGATAAAAATGATTACCCACAATACGAGATTGGTCAAGAGATCACGATTCAATCTAAAGTCTTATTAAAAGAAAGAAAGCGGGTATTATCATTTCCCAAACCAATATTGGCAGTTGCCTCTGTGTTTGTGCTAATTTTTGCCTCTTTTTTATTGTCATTTGGGTTTGGAAATCAAACAGCATATGCTTATGTGACAGTGGATATTAACCCAAGCTTTGAAATCGCAATTGACGAAGAGTTTAAAATTATAGACATTGTTCCACTAAATAATGAAGCAGAGAGTATTCTCGAAGATATTTCTAATTGGGAAAAACAATCTTTTACGAAAGTTACATCAATCCTCGTAAAAGAAAGTAAAGAAGAAGGATTTCTGAATGATGAGCAAACCGTTATCTTCTCATCTGTTTTTGTGGAAGAACAAGAAGATACAAAAGAGGAAATGACACGAATCATTCAAGAAGTTCAAGTTGAGATGGAAAAAGAACATGTTGAGCTAACTTGGTATGAAGGTACGGAGGAAGATCGGGAACAAGCTAGTCAAGCTGGTGTATCCACAGGAAAGCTAATTGAAAGTAAGAAGAAAGAAAATCCAAAGTCTCAAGAAGAAACCAAAGACTTAGGAACTGAAGAGGAACAGGATAAGGAAGCAAAAGGTAATAGAGGCAATAAGGATGATGAAAAGGGGAATCGTGGAAAGTCTGAGGATAAACCTGGAAATGAAAATAAAGGGCAAAATAAGAAGGAAAAGGAAAAAGAGCAGAAAGAAAAAAATAATGAAAGTGAACATCCAGGAAAGGGAAACTCAAAAGACCCTGAAAATAAGGGAAACGACAATAAAGAAAATGGGAAGAACAAAGGAAACAAGGGGAACGATGAAAACAAGGGCGACAGAGGTAACATGGGGAACGATGAAAAAAAGGGCAACAAAGGAAACAAGGGAAACGGTGAAGACAAAGGCAACAAAGGCAACAATGGGAACAACGAAAACAGCAATAACAGACCATAA
- a CDS encoding alpha/beta-type small acid-soluble spore protein, protein MAKRNALLVPGVEAYLESIKYEIAQEFGVQLGSDSASRSNGSVGGEITKRLVKQAQAQLNNNPNQ, encoded by the coding sequence ATGGCTAAACGAAATGCTCTATTAGTTCCTGGAGTAGAGGCTTATTTAGAAAGCATTAAATATGAAATCGCTCAGGAATTTGGTGTACAGCTTGGTTCAGATTCTGCTTCTCGTTCTAATGGTTCAGTCGGTGGAGAAATTACGAAGCGACTTGTAAAACAAGCCCAAGCGCAATTAAATAACAATCCAAATCAATAA
- a CDS encoding acyltransferase family protein gives MKARDSYFDNAKFLLIFLVVFGHLIQSFIQDYESVLTVYKVIYTFHMPAFILIAGYFSKGFKKEGYLLNLCKKLLIPYVIFQILYSIYYFFIYSKSSFFVDPLNPHWSLWFLISLLCWNGFLFLYHRWKPYLSISIAITVALLVGYVDWVSNYLSLSRTFVFFPFFVVGYFLERKHFTHLWKWRTRIISLVIITIVTVFFAIYPELSEKWLLGSKPYEELGALGISGALNRFMLFGLSFIMIISFLSFVPTTKLFFTHLGRNTLYVYLLHGFFIRTFRVSEVKDVFQSPGSLLWLIGISLCLTLVLSSKFITAFFQPIIELRLNRLRQFFKAERNKKNDTISTNVTSSKN, from the coding sequence ATGAAAGCTCGTGATTCCTATTTTGATAACGCTAAGTTCTTACTCATTTTCTTAGTCGTTTTCGGGCATTTAATACAAAGTTTTATTCAGGACTATGAGTCTGTATTAACCGTATATAAAGTCATCTATACTTTTCATATGCCAGCCTTTATCCTCATTGCTGGTTATTTTTCAAAAGGATTTAAAAAAGAAGGATATTTGCTCAACTTATGTAAGAAATTATTGATTCCTTATGTGATTTTTCAAATTTTATATTCGATATACTATTTTTTTATTTATTCTAAGAGTTCTTTTTTTGTCGACCCTTTAAATCCTCACTGGTCATTATGGTTCTTAATAAGCCTATTGTGTTGGAATGGATTTTTGTTTCTTTATCACCGATGGAAACCATACCTTTCTATTTCCATCGCCATTACCGTTGCCCTCTTAGTGGGGTATGTTGATTGGGTATCCAATTATTTGAGTTTATCGAGAACTTTTGTTTTCTTTCCATTCTTTGTAGTTGGCTATTTCTTAGAAAGAAAACATTTTACTCATTTATGGAAATGGAGAACTAGAATCATTTCACTTGTGATTATTACCATCGTAACAGTGTTTTTTGCCATTTACCCAGAGTTAAGCGAAAAATGGTTATTAGGATCAAAACCATATGAAGAATTAGGTGCATTAGGGATTAGTGGAGCATTAAATAGATTCATGCTTTTCGGTCTTAGTTTCATTATGATTATTAGCTTCCTATCTTTCGTTCCGACAACCAAGTTGTTCTTCACACACTTAGGGCGTAACACATTATATGTCTACTTGTTGCATGGTTTCTTTATTAGAACTTTCCGAGTTAGTGAAGTTAAGGACGTATTCCAATCTCCAGGGAGTCTATTGTGGTTAATTGGAATCTCCTTATGTTTAACACTCGTTCTATCGTCTAAGTTTATAACTGCCTTCTTTCAACCTATTATCGAACTAAGGTTAAACCGGCTTAGACAATTCTTTAAAGCTGAGAGGAATAAAAAAAACGATACCATCTCAACCAATGTAACAAGCTCAAAAAACTGA